In Bryobacteraceae bacterium, the following proteins share a genomic window:
- a CDS encoding alpha/beta fold hydrolase encodes MRPFDPLLRNAHLATVAASFWPRHLDEARFPVEARLFHTEPETRILVHVQRPSATPPDGVVREVVLVHGLEASSEAPYMRSLAQTLLEAGYWVHRMNIRSCGGTEFLCRTLYHAGFTQDLFAYLADLDRQRRTPVHLVGFSLGGNIVLKFAGQLGRDAFRLLASVTAVSTPIDLAACTERLNAPVNWVYQRRFLRSMKARLELRRKVLGELLTAPPAEIRGLRSVYDLDDRVTAPAFGFASAEAYYESESARNFVGGIRVPCLLVQAQDDPMIPFEVFRAAGVEANRAIKMVTPEHGGHIGFLARRGPRIWVDAVIRDWIGRQEE; translated from the coding sequence TTGAGGCCCTTCGATCCGCTCCTGCGGAATGCGCATCTGGCCACGGTTGCCGCGTCGTTCTGGCCGCGGCATCTCGACGAGGCGCGATTTCCCGTGGAAGCGAGACTCTTCCATACTGAACCGGAGACACGCATCCTGGTGCATGTGCAGCGACCGTCGGCTACGCCGCCGGACGGGGTGGTCCGCGAGGTCGTGTTGGTGCATGGGCTCGAAGCGTCGTCGGAGGCGCCTTACATGCGGAGCCTGGCGCAGACGCTGCTCGAAGCCGGCTACTGGGTGCATCGAATGAATATCCGTTCCTGCGGCGGAACGGAGTTTCTTTGCCGGACGCTGTATCATGCCGGATTCACGCAGGACCTGTTCGCGTATCTGGCGGACCTGGACCGGCAGAGGCGCACGCCGGTTCACCTGGTCGGGTTTTCCCTCGGCGGGAATATTGTGCTTAAGTTCGCCGGGCAGTTGGGGCGGGACGCATTTCGGCTGCTCGCTTCGGTGACGGCGGTCTCGACCCCGATAGACCTGGCGGCGTGTACGGAGCGGTTGAACGCGCCTGTGAACTGGGTCTACCAGCGGCGCTTCCTGCGATCCATGAAGGCGCGGCTGGAGTTGCGGCGCAAAGTGCTCGGGGAGTTACTGACCGCGCCGCCGGCGGAGATCCGCGGGCTGCGGAGCGTGTACGATCTCGACGATCGCGTGACGGCGCCCGCTTTCGGATTCGCGTCGGCGGAGGCATACTACGAGTCCGAGTCCGCGCGGAATTTCGTGGGCGGGATTCGGGTGCCGTGTTTGCTGGTACAGGCGCAGGACGACCCGATGATTCCGTTCGAGGTGTTCCGCGCAGCGGGAGTGGAGGCGAACCGGGCGATCAAGATGGTGACGCCGGAGCATGGCGGGCATATCGGGTTTCTGGCGCGGCGGGGTCCGCGGATTTGGGTGGACGCTGTGATCCGGGATTGGATCGGGCGTCAGGAGGAGTAA
- a CDS encoding DUF4340 domain-containing protein, producing MRSEFARTLLFVAGALALVVTAASFSPETASSEIFSDTGEEFFPGFRDASKVAAIEVVDYDETEAVARPLKVELRKGRYVITSHGDYPAEAKQQMASTAAALVDLKKEAPVSDRWEDQASYSVIDPLDAKNASLTGRGKRVTLRDAGGLKLAEIVLGNKVKEKEGYRYARLPGQKRTYEVKTAADPSAEFADWVEANLLRVRAADILKLTLNSYQIDEQFGRIANLQRMVMARDGGTWSAQANAIANTMASLRVVGARPKPPELAEQLKKKRLELTLDTVMSLRQRGYFIAPTGMLLSNEGELLADTSKGLTYVLRFGEVVTDSTSAAGAAKPRENRYLFVTVSAKDPGVQAQADALDAKFADWYYVIRGEDFARLHPAPAKTRQEQPRIETMPPVRLPPPPPANSPEAAP from the coding sequence GTGAGATCCGAGTTCGCACGCACCCTTCTGTTCGTGGCCGGGGCCCTTGCCCTGGTGGTGACGGCGGCGTCGTTCTCACCGGAAACCGCATCGTCGGAGATCTTTTCCGATACCGGCGAAGAGTTCTTCCCCGGCTTCCGCGACGCTTCCAAGGTCGCGGCCATCGAAGTGGTGGACTACGACGAAACCGAGGCCGTGGCGCGCCCGCTCAAAGTGGAGCTGCGCAAGGGCCGCTATGTGATCACGTCCCATGGCGATTATCCGGCCGAGGCGAAACAGCAAATGGCGTCCACGGCGGCGGCGCTGGTCGATCTGAAGAAAGAAGCCCCCGTGTCGGATCGGTGGGAAGACCAGGCGAGCTACAGCGTCATCGATCCGCTCGACGCCAAGAACGCCAGCCTCACCGGTCGCGGAAAGCGCGTCACCCTGCGCGACGCCGGCGGGCTGAAACTGGCCGAGATCGTCCTGGGAAACAAGGTGAAAGAGAAGGAAGGTTACCGCTACGCCCGCCTCCCCGGGCAGAAGCGAACCTACGAGGTGAAGACCGCCGCCGATCCCTCGGCCGAATTCGCAGATTGGGTGGAGGCCAACTTACTCCGTGTGCGCGCCGCCGACATCCTGAAGCTGACGCTCAACTCCTACCAGATCGACGAGCAGTTCGGGCGCATCGCGAATCTCCAACGAATGGTAATGGCGCGCGACGGTGGCACATGGTCCGCGCAGGCCAATGCCATTGCGAACACGATGGCATCGTTGAGAGTGGTGGGCGCGCGGCCGAAACCGCCGGAACTGGCCGAGCAGCTCAAGAAGAAGCGGCTCGAACTCACGCTCGACACGGTGATGAGCCTGCGGCAGCGGGGCTACTTCATCGCTCCCACGGGTATGCTGCTTTCGAACGAGGGCGAACTGCTCGCCGACACGTCGAAAGGTTTGACCTACGTCCTCCGATTCGGCGAGGTGGTGACGGATTCAACCAGCGCCGCCGGCGCCGCCAAGCCCAGGGAAAATCGCTACCTTTTTGTCACGGTATCCGCGAAAGACCCTGGCGTCCAGGCGCAAGCCGACGCCCTCGACGCGAAGTTCGCAGACTGGTATTACGTCATCCGCGGCGAGGACTTCGCGCGCTTGCATCCGGCGCCGGCCAAGACGCGCCAGGAGCAGCCGCGCATCGAAACCATGCCGCCCGTGCGCCTACCGCCGCCGCCTCCGGCCAACTCGCCGGAAGCCGCGCCGTAA
- a CDS encoding Gldg family protein has protein sequence MPRAGVIAAVAQRELFSYFGSPTGYVFITLFVFLSAVAAFWQERFFLNNLCNLDQLNAWFPYLLVFLVPAITMGLWAEERRQGTEELILTLPARDSELVLGKYFAGLAIYTVALVFSLSHVVVLSWLGSPDAGMLAATYAGYWLLGASLLPLGLLASQLTANLTVAFILGAALCGLPVFLRQAGAIVTGGAQRLAEQLSAVEQFRDLADGVVTTGSLVYFAALAAAVLYLNVKLAGRPRWRAKVIGLHYAVRACALVAAAFALSVIAGRAGARLDVTSEQVHSLSPDTKKLIQSLDAKRPVSIQAYLSPEVPRAYLDVRNNLLQFLREFAALGRERVNVRIVETVKYSPEAREARERYGIEPFRVAATEESASSVNEIFLALVFTCGAEEFVIPAFDRGLPVEYELMRSIRVVSKAGRRRVGILQTPARLFGGFDFQARRQSPEWSIVAELKKQYEVSEVSADTGYPDNLDVVIAALPHALNAAQVSRLKDYADKGKAVMILVDPLPAFNLQLSPQAEEDRSPADLRPLLRSLGIDWDSNRVVWDTYNPHPQLRSLPPEAVFAGKDGFSAADPVSSGLQEAVLLYPGMLKSRNDEKLKVTPLIETGKASGTLRWSQLVQRSIFGTAMAQGLPHKPDGETYMLAARVKGPGRNAVVVADVDIIGEEFFQIRRRGVENMNFDNVTFALNAVDSLAGDEGFIALRKRRPKHRTLEAVEARTREFEAKRDADSQGAAVLAEKRIQEAQARLDAAVATVRARSDLDDQAKQIMIANIESAENRRLQVARTNIEDERRREMEDARARMETSVRGIQNTIKLLAVTLPPIPAFLLFLIMSARKIARERARISTDRLVRPGAETAS, from the coding sequence ATGCCGCGCGCCGGAGTAATTGCCGCCGTGGCTCAGCGGGAGCTGTTCTCCTACTTCGGCTCTCCCACCGGTTATGTCTTCATTACGCTTTTTGTGTTTCTCAGCGCCGTGGCCGCCTTCTGGCAGGAACGCTTCTTCCTGAATAACCTCTGTAACCTGGACCAGTTGAACGCCTGGTTTCCTTATCTCCTGGTGTTTCTCGTCCCGGCCATCACCATGGGCCTCTGGGCCGAAGAGCGCCGCCAGGGCACCGAGGAATTGATCCTGACGCTGCCTGCCCGCGACTCCGAACTCGTGCTCGGCAAGTACTTCGCTGGCCTGGCCATCTACACCGTGGCCCTGGTGTTCTCGCTGAGCCACGTGGTAGTCCTCTCCTGGCTCGGCTCGCCGGATGCCGGGATGCTCGCCGCCACCTACGCGGGCTACTGGCTCCTTGGCGCCTCGCTGTTGCCGCTCGGGCTGCTTGCTTCCCAGTTGACCGCTAACCTCACCGTGGCGTTCATTCTGGGCGCGGCGCTTTGCGGACTGCCGGTGTTTCTCCGCCAGGCGGGGGCAATCGTCACGGGCGGGGCGCAGCGGCTGGCCGAACAGCTTTCCGCAGTGGAACAGTTTCGTGACCTGGCGGACGGCGTGGTCACCACCGGCTCGCTGGTCTACTTCGCCGCGTTGGCCGCCGCCGTGTTGTATCTCAACGTGAAACTCGCCGGCCGTCCGCGCTGGCGCGCGAAGGTGATCGGGCTGCACTATGCCGTCCGCGCGTGCGCCCTCGTGGCCGCCGCCTTCGCGCTTTCCGTGATCGCCGGCCGCGCCGGCGCGCGCCTTGACGTCACCAGCGAGCAGGTGCATTCGCTCTCGCCCGACACGAAGAAGCTGATCCAGTCGCTCGACGCGAAGCGTCCGGTTTCCATCCAGGCGTATCTCAGCCCCGAAGTGCCGCGCGCCTATCTCGACGTGCGCAACAACCTGCTGCAGTTTCTCCGGGAGTTCGCCGCGCTCGGGCGCGAACGCGTCAACGTCCGGATCGTCGAAACCGTGAAGTACTCGCCGGAAGCCCGCGAGGCGCGCGAACGATACGGCATTGAGCCCTTCCGCGTGGCCGCCACCGAAGAGAGCGCTTCGTCGGTGAACGAGATATTCCTGGCGCTCGTGTTCACGTGCGGAGCCGAGGAGTTCGTGATCCCGGCGTTCGACCGCGGATTGCCGGTGGAATATGAGTTGATGCGTTCGATCCGCGTGGTGTCGAAGGCTGGACGCCGCAGGGTGGGTATCCTCCAAACACCGGCGCGGCTGTTCGGTGGATTCGACTTTCAGGCACGGCGGCAATCTCCCGAATGGTCCATCGTCGCGGAGTTGAAGAAGCAGTACGAGGTATCCGAGGTGTCCGCCGACACCGGCTACCCCGATAACCTCGACGTCGTCATCGCCGCGCTCCCCCACGCGCTCAACGCGGCGCAGGTGTCGCGCCTCAAGGACTACGCCGACAAGGGCAAGGCCGTCATGATCCTGGTGGACCCGCTGCCCGCGTTTAACCTACAGCTCTCGCCCCAGGCCGAGGAGGATCGTTCGCCCGCCGACCTCCGTCCGCTTTTGCGCTCCCTAGGCATTGATTGGGACTCGAACCGCGTCGTATGGGATACCTATAACCCGCATCCGCAGTTGCGGTCTCTGCCTCCGGAAGCGGTCTTCGCCGGCAAGGATGGATTTTCCGCCGCGGACCCGGTCAGCTCCGGCCTGCAGGAAGCCGTGCTGCTCTATCCCGGAATGCTCAAGAGCCGGAACGACGAGAAGCTGAAGGTAACTCCGCTCATCGAAACCGGCAAAGCGTCCGGCACGCTGCGCTGGAGCCAGCTCGTCCAGCGTAGTATCTTCGGCACGGCGATGGCGCAGGGGTTGCCCCACAAACCGGATGGCGAGACTTACATGCTTGCCGCGCGGGTGAAGGGACCTGGCCGCAACGCGGTTGTCGTCGCCGATGTCGACATCATCGGCGAAGAGTTCTTCCAGATCCGCCGCCGCGGCGTGGAGAACATGAACTTCGACAACGTCACCTTCGCGCTGAATGCCGTCGATTCGCTCGCCGGCGACGAAGGCTTCATCGCTCTCCGCAAGCGCCGCCCGAAGCACCGCACGCTCGAAGCCGTGGAAGCCCGGACACGTGAGTTCGAAGCCAAGCGCGACGCCGACTCGCAGGGCGCCGCCGTGCTCGCCGAAAAGCGGATCCAGGAGGCGCAGGCCCGGCTCGACGCCGCAGTAGCCACCGTCCGTGCGCGTTCCGACCTGGACGACCAGGCCAAGCAGATTATGATCGCCAACATCGAGTCCGCCGAGAACCGGCGTCTCCAAGTGGCGCGCACCAACATTGAGGACGAGCGCCGCCGCGAGATGGAAGACGCCCGCGCCCGCATGGAGACCTCCGTCCGCGGCATTCAGAACACCATCAAGCTGCTCGCGGTAACGCTGCCGCCGATTCCGGCGTTCCTCTTGTTCTTGATCATGTCGGCGCGAAAGATCGCCCGCGAGCGCGCGCGAATCTCCACGGACCGGCTGGTGCGTCCCGGCGCGGAGACCGCATCGTGA
- a CDS encoding ABC transporter ATP-binding protein — protein sequence MIEAIGLSKFYGDFAAVRDVSFTVPEGQVCAFLGPNGAGKSTTMKLLTGYAAPTSGEARIAGFDVHTHRLESAARLGYLPENGPLYADMTPLGLLRFFGRARGMGGERLRARIDAVVGQCFLEEVLEKPISKLSKGFRQRVGMAQVLLHEPDVLIMDEPTTGLDPNQIRGVRELIRALGKTKTVLLSTHILQEVEAVADRVVMINAGRVVFDGPPDGLLEHGPSLDEAFYSLTNAGPAETDSSGGQLPLPEAS from the coding sequence ATGATCGAGGCCATCGGCCTCTCGAAGTTTTATGGCGATTTCGCGGCCGTCCGCGACGTATCGTTCACGGTGCCCGAAGGACAAGTGTGCGCGTTCTTGGGGCCCAACGGGGCAGGGAAGTCCACCACGATGAAGCTCCTCACCGGCTACGCGGCGCCGACGTCGGGCGAGGCGCGCATCGCCGGGTTCGACGTTCACACCCATCGGCTCGAAAGCGCCGCCCGCCTCGGCTACCTGCCCGAGAACGGACCGCTTTACGCCGACATGACACCCCTTGGCCTGCTGCGGTTCTTCGGCCGGGCGCGAGGGATGGGCGGGGAACGCCTGCGCGCCCGCATCGACGCCGTCGTCGGCCAATGTTTCCTCGAAGAGGTGCTCGAAAAGCCGATTTCGAAGCTCTCCAAGGGATTTCGCCAGCGCGTCGGCATGGCCCAGGTGCTGCTCCACGAGCCCGACGTTCTGATCATGGACGAGCCGACCACCGGGCTTGACCCAAACCAGATCCGCGGCGTGCGCGAGCTGATCCGCGCGCTCGGCAAAACAAAGACCGTGCTGCTCTCCACGCACATCCTGCAGGAAGTGGAGGCCGTGGCGGACCGCGTGGTGATGATCAACGCCGGGCGGGTTGTATTCGACGGTCCGCCGGACGGCTTGCTCGAGCACGGACCCTCGCTCGACGAAGCCTTCTACTCGCTCACCAACGCGGGCCCGGCGGAGACGGATTCATCCGGTGGGCAGCTTCCTCTTCCGGAGGCCAGCTAG
- a CDS encoding VIT domain-containing protein gives MPIPEPEPPRSAFDLCFGIILPFAAIAVELLTRLCASALFDPLPTPVHVAAALVAPISALAIWLRVRWPAGLVAWTNAAALTISASYAIRFLPLVPLGILGSVMLLGLLPLAPFFAFATAVRQRRALEKPVRPLWQSVPVVLIVLLAASLPQLVTRGMLHWSLDAPEREGEAARIIRLVGSESALFEATRARGQSPFELFADRIPPAHARSLYYRVTGENSDRKPVERWHSLWDAHVGTSTVGGALADLAMDSSQIDASIDPVAALGYYEWTMTFHNSGAAQREARAVMQLPSGGVVSRATLWINGEPREAAFGGRAATTAAYRKVVSARRDPLLVTTAGPDRVLVQCFPVPANGEMKIRIGVTAPVLEGPVMLPYFEELNFTPPAAHSVWIDSARQTLRTRVADRDLRRPLHGWKSATPATLAWTPDPFAPGHVVRQRIVEAPRRSFGKLIYVVDGSAAMAPYAEALGRQLRGEIILASDEVRTVSRLSAGDFAGGADNVPALLAAQDRALAEPDAAIVWIHGPQSVALSNPDPLRQFWTRRPGNTPLYSIQLEAGPHPVLAALDGLSDIHVLRADPDRVIGYFEDNTPERRAVLERIRARTSHGHRTSAHLARLWAFGESARASDAALAATYQLVTPLTGAVVLESAAQHQEAGLAPAAPATVPTVPEPETWALMLVSLGALLYAMHRRQAA, from the coding sequence ATGCCGATTCCGGAGCCCGAACCGCCGCGCAGCGCCTTCGACCTTTGCTTCGGCATCATACTGCCGTTCGCCGCCATCGCGGTGGAACTGCTCACCAGGCTGTGCGCGTCGGCGCTGTTCGATCCGCTGCCGACGCCGGTTCACGTGGCGGCTGCGCTCGTGGCTCCGATCTCGGCGCTCGCCATCTGGCTGCGGGTGCGCTGGCCGGCGGGCCTTGTCGCATGGACGAACGCGGCCGCGCTCACGATTTCCGCTTCCTACGCGATCCGGTTTCTGCCGCTGGTTCCCTTGGGGATCCTGGGCTCGGTGATGCTGCTGGGCCTGCTTCCGCTGGCGCCGTTTTTCGCGTTCGCCACAGCCGTCCGGCAACGGCGCGCGTTGGAGAAGCCGGTTCGCCCGTTGTGGCAGAGCGTCCCGGTGGTGCTGATCGTGTTGCTGGCGGCGAGCCTGCCGCAACTGGTGACACGGGGAATGCTTCACTGGTCATTGGACGCGCCGGAGCGCGAAGGCGAAGCGGCGCGGATCATCCGGCTGGTCGGCAGCGAGAGCGCGCTGTTCGAAGCCACGCGCGCCCGCGGCCAATCGCCGTTCGAACTCTTCGCGGACCGCATCCCGCCAGCCCACGCTCGCTCCCTCTACTACCGCGTCACCGGTGAAAACTCCGATCGGAAACCGGTGGAGCGATGGCACTCGCTTTGGGACGCGCATGTGGGGACGTCCACCGTCGGCGGCGCCCTCGCGGACCTGGCAATGGATTCCTCGCAGATCGATGCGTCCATCGATCCGGTGGCGGCGCTCGGCTACTACGAGTGGACCATGACGTTCCACAACAGCGGCGCGGCGCAACGGGAGGCGCGAGCAGTGATGCAGTTGCCAAGCGGCGGAGTTGTGTCGCGGGCCACACTGTGGATCAACGGCGAGCCTCGCGAGGCCGCATTCGGCGGGCGGGCGGCGACCACGGCTGCCTACCGGAAAGTGGTGAGCGCGCGGAGGGACCCGCTGCTGGTGACCACGGCCGGTCCGGACCGCGTGCTGGTGCAGTGCTTCCCGGTGCCGGCCAACGGTGAAATGAAGATCCGCATCGGCGTGACGGCGCCGGTGCTGGAAGGTCCGGTGATGCTGCCTTACTTCGAGGAGCTGAACTTCACGCCGCCGGCAGCGCACTCGGTTTGGATCGACTCTGCGCGGCAGACGCTGCGGACGCGGGTGGCGGACCGCGATTTGCGGCGTCCGCTGCACGGTTGGAAATCGGCTACTCCGGCGACGCTCGCGTGGACCCCGGATCCGTTCGCGCCCGGACACGTTGTGCGGCAGCGCATTGTGGAGGCGCCTCGGCGCAGCTTCGGGAAGCTGATCTACGTGGTGGACGGATCCGCGGCGATGGCGCCCTACGCGGAAGCCCTCGGGCGGCAGTTGCGCGGCGAGATCATCCTCGCATCGGATGAAGTCCGCACGGTTTCCAGATTGTCGGCGGGCGATTTCGCGGGCGGCGCCGACAACGTGCCCGCGCTGCTGGCGGCGCAGGACCGGGCGTTGGCGGAGCCTGATGCGGCGATCGTGTGGATCCACGGGCCGCAATCGGTGGCGCTGAGCAATCCGGATCCGCTACGGCAGTTCTGGACGCGGCGTCCGGGGAACACTCCGCTTTATTCGATCCAGCTCGAAGCGGGTCCGCACCCGGTGCTAGCGGCGCTGGACGGGCTCAGCGATATCCACGTGCTGCGCGCGGACCCGGATCGTGTGATTGGCTACTTCGAAGACAACACGCCGGAGCGGCGGGCCGTGCTCGAGCGGATTCGAGCACGGACCTCGCATGGGCATCGGACGTCGGCGCACCTGGCGCGATTGTGGGCGTTCGGCGAGTCGGCGCGTGCGTCCGACGCCGCGCTCGCCGCCACCTACCAACTGGTGACGCCGCTCACCGGGGCGGTGGTGCTCGAATCGGCGGCGCAGCATCAGGAAGCGGGCCTCGCGCCCGCCGCGCCGGCGACCGTGCCCACCGTCCCGGAGCCGGAGACCTGGGCGCTGATGCTGGTTTCGCTGGGGGCGCTGCTGTACGCGATGCACCGGAGGCAGGCCGCATGA
- a CDS encoding archaeosortase/exosortase family protein: MNGLAVATMQAAAMWPAWIWYGRRLTDGSDGAWSAMALAAFAALLAAVPASKGKRIPLAGPIALMVVYAAAAMALPPIFGCAAALLAVGSTLARWRLGPGVHWPMLALAVLGAPMVASLDFTCGFPLRFLAAKATAALLALGGLSVAPEGTLLRWGAGIVEIDAPCSGARMLYAGLFLTAALAAWRRLSLARTAAAFAVALPAIVAANVFRSTGLFFVETGLIELPAVAHPALGVMVFGLLSIFLLRANRHLAGALQTR, encoded by the coding sequence ATGAACGGGCTGGCGGTAGCAACGATGCAGGCGGCGGCGATGTGGCCGGCGTGGATCTGGTACGGGCGGCGGCTCACCGACGGGTCCGACGGCGCGTGGTCCGCGATGGCGCTGGCGGCATTCGCGGCGCTGCTGGCCGCTGTGCCGGCGTCGAAGGGGAAGCGGATTCCATTGGCCGGGCCGATCGCGCTAATGGTAGTCTACGCCGCAGCCGCAATGGCGCTGCCGCCGATCTTCGGGTGCGCGGCGGCGTTGCTGGCGGTTGGATCCACGCTGGCGCGATGGCGGCTTGGTCCAGGCGTCCATTGGCCGATGCTGGCGCTGGCCGTGCTCGGAGCGCCGATGGTCGCCTCGCTCGATTTCACGTGCGGGTTCCCGCTGCGATTCCTGGCGGCGAAGGCGACGGCGGCGCTGCTGGCGCTGGGCGGGCTTTCGGTGGCGCCGGAAGGGACGCTGCTGCGATGGGGCGCGGGGATCGTCGAGATCGACGCGCCGTGCTCCGGGGCCCGGATGCTCTACGCGGGATTGTTCCTCACAGCGGCGCTGGCCGCGTGGCGGCGGCTGTCGCTCGCGCGGACCGCGGCTGCGTTCGCCGTCGCGCTGCCGGCCATCGTCGCCGCCAACGTCTTCCGTTCGACGGGGCTGTTCTTCGTCGAGACGGGGCTCATCGAGCTTCCGGCCGTCGCGCATCCGGCGCTCGGCGTAATGGTATTCGGATTGCTGTCAATTTTCCTGCTACGCGCGAACCGACACCTCGCCGGAGCTCTCCAGACAAGATGA